Sequence from the Bacillota bacterium genome:
AGTTCTGTAATATCAGCACGGATGATCTCAAAGTCGGGTCGCTCCATCAGGTCGATTATATTTTTCTCCTTGATCTTGTGGTCGTAATAGTCGGTGAAGCAGTCGACCCCGATAACCCGGCAGCCCTCATCCAGCAGCCGGTGTGCCAGGTGGGAACCGATGAATCCGGCTACCCCGGTCACCAAGCAGGTTTTGCTCTCCGGAACCTTAAACTGTTCTTTCACCGATTTCGCCTCCGA
This genomic interval carries:
- a CDS encoding NAD-dependent epimerase/dehydratase family protein, which produces MKEQFKVPESKTCLVTGVAGFIGSHLAHRLLDEGCRVIGVDCFTDYYDHKIKEKNIIDLMERPDFEIIRADITELDQSILDDVQWIFHQAAQAGVRASWGEEFADYTHHNI